AACTTAAGGCCCTGGAGATCCCGACTGAGTGCCTCCCCAGTGGTGGATGGGCTGTTTTTCAGTCTCGGGGTGGCTACAGTCCAAGTTAATTGGGACTTGTGTCCTGTATTGTAGTCTTCTCATTCAGAGGCAAACAGGGCCTGAGATTCTTGGGCAATGGGAATGTAGAAAAATGCATCTTTTAAATCAAGCATGGAGAAGTAGTTACAGTCTCCAGGTATTACAGCTAAGCAAGGTATAGGGGTTCAGAACAACTTATGATTTGGTTGATGGCTctcaggtcctgtaccatcctatattctctgttgagtttctttaCCAGCAGGATGGGCGTGTTGTATTCTGACTGCCATGGTGAAAGCAGTCCCATTTTCAAGAATTGGCTTACCAGTTTCTGAAGTCCTTCTCAAACCTCCCTTCTCATGGGGTTGGGAGTCCCAACCCCTTCTTTTAGTTTGATTACCACCGCGGCTGCAGATACTGCTCTCCCAGGCTCTCTCAACCACTCCTGTTCTGGCCGATACCTCTCTTAAAGGGAATTGGCCCACCTCTGGATAACCCTCCTTATCGATACTCTGGCTAGTTGAGGAAACAGACTGTCCCTGGCCAAATGTAGCACCACTGCAGCTGTGAGGTGGGGAAACCATTCTTGTTCCTGGGGTCCCAGGATCAGCAGGGGCTGCTCCCGAGGCCCCAGGGCTGGGGTTGGCAGGAATCACTTGAGGAATCTGAGGGTAAATAGGGTTATATGGAGGTGGTGGTCCTGTCACAACCTCGGACTCTTATGTCTCGAGAGCCTGTTTAGACTTCTTATTGACCTAAACCATCAGTTTGCATTGTCGTTGTAATTATAATACGGAGTCATGAACATTTGAACATAAGGTACCTCATCCCACTTATGGGTTTTCTTACAAAACAAACCTAACTGCAAAATGGTATTATAATTCAACTTCCCTTGGTCAGCCACTTCTCCTGATCTTCTAAGTTATATTGAGACCTCAAACGCACCCTCCTGGTGTCAccagttttaaaaaaatcccGATGGGTCAAGATGTACTCTAAGGGGGATAGTTTAGGGGTGGACTGACCAACACCCATCTTCTTTATAGATCTTATCCCTTCTAATTAGTAGTCCAGGGGAAGGATGTATTCgagaggccctggagaggcacaGAGCTTGGTTACCTTGACAAATAATCTCAGGAAACAAGCGGCACAATTCAGGTATCTTCTAGAGCCAATATTTGTAAAGGGGTGGGGGTCAGGGTGTATTTTTTCAGAGTGTCTGCTCTAGCTAAGTTGATGTCTTATACAAGACTCAGTATCTAAAATTAGAATCTTTCAGTAcacgccttggaagacagagagagataaaACCGTCCTGCGCAGGGAGGATCCTGTAGAGTATTCTAGCTAACACACAAGACAAATTGGGAGGCCCAAGACACAAAGACAATATTCCTTAACCAGATTCCCATAACAGATCCTGACCAAAAAAATATGCAGGGGTTGAGACAAGAAACCACATGGAGACCTGTGCCCTCATGCAGGTGGGGACTCAGCCTCAGGACACAGAGACAGTCTCCCCAGGTGTCCTCCGGGTATGGGGATCAAGGGCTGTGCCCTCATGCAGGTGGGAACTCGGACCCAGGACACAGCGAGACTACCACAAGGCCTAATAACACCCATTGCCAAGGACACAATCCACCACCTACTAGCTACTCCAAAATGAAACTTAAAATAGGCACCTGTTTTGAGGCGCTGTCAGAACGTTTCTCTTCTCCAGTGTGGGACTTTCAGGTTGTCTGGTCCCGGGTTGGTGCTGCCCGGAAACTCCTCCCCAGCCAATGGAGGATCAAGGGCGCCCTTCGGAGGAGGTTTCAGGACCTGACTTACCCCAAAGCCAGAGTCTCCGCTGAGTCCCATCTGGGGTGCCAAATGAAGCCatcaactaataggttcttgtcaagcagactagcgaattgaagtcagccagacacagtTGGAAGagcagaaaggtttattcacagcttgcaaactgggagacaggcagagTCTCATGACCTGAGGCTGCCAGCTCGATCAATCAGGGCAGATTTGCTTcttttatagggagtgacatacatatgtatgaacaatgaggggaggatcttcagtcttgtgatACGAAAATGTGCGCACAGTCcgcataattttagtgaatggtTTTTTGCACGTGGCTCTAGAAAAACTGGGCATGGCTCTAGAAAAACTGTGCGTGGCCCTAAAAAAATGGTGATGGCTTGCTACTGCCACCCCAGAAGGTCATATAGCCAGTAAATTCAGGGTCAGTGTGCCTGCGCCTCAGCCTCCTGTCAGGAGAAGAAACCTGGGAATTGACCAATCATGGTGAAGTgttgtaaaagttgtaacaaaaatgtagcaagaaTAGACTCTTCTGAAAAACAGCTATTATaggatggttaataaccctttcatgacaGCCTGCTTCACATTCACACCTTCACCTCAAATTGGgtggggggaaggaggagggagtagCGGGCAGAATCTCTCCCTGCCTCACTGCCACTGCCCTCCATCAGGCCCTTGGGGGAGGGTATAGGCACAGGCAGGTGTGCATGTGGGGGTGCACCTAGTCCTCCTGGTTAGGTGCACAAGGGCTTTTAGTGGGCAGGGTTGGGTGTGgtagagaagaagagaagaggcTCGTGTTGTGGTCCCAGGTCAGGTGAGGTGGTCAGGGTATGGGACCCTCTGCTGCCTTTGATCAGGAAGATGCTGCCTTTGATCAGGAGGATGGGGTGAGGAGAATGCATATCTCCAACTAGGATACAGGGGTATCATGGCACCTTGTGCCTGCTGCAGCCAGCAAGTGGGCACTGTCCCCACTCGAGTGTGAGAAGGGGGGTCGCCCAGGGTCCAGCTGGATGGGACACCTCCTGGTGAAACTCCACAGGCCCACTGCCTCTTGCACACCAATCACCCCGAGATCAGGGGCCGCCACTCTTGAGTATCTCTGGTTCCGGATCTTGGCTCCCTCCCTGTTTCTGCTTCTCTCCATATGTGTCTACAGAGTTTCTCTATCTCTTTTGGGAAAATCGCGAAGTTCCCTTCCTGTGTTCTTCACCTGGGGTCGCTGCTGGCTTTGTCCTAAGATGGCTGTGTCAGGCAGGGATGGCTGGCTGACCTCCTCCATCTACGCTACTCCTTGTTCCCTGCGTTCACTCACTTTTTCCTATCAGTCGGTATTTGGTTCAGttcttagccttttttttttgatgatcagGGTTCCTGGATTGCTGTCTGCttctgtttcacttgtttttttggtctttgatgTGGGGGGAACTTTTTGGTACAGGAAACtaagccaccatcttggctctgcccccagaatttttgttttctttatgttgaattgtaatccatactgaaggctatagtctttgatcttcatcagtaagtgcttcaagtcctcttcactttcagcaagcaacgttacgccatctgcatattacaaattgttaacgagtcttcctccaatactgatgcctcattcttcttcacatagtccagtttctcggattatttgcgcAGCATGCAGATTGACTAGATGtgaggaaaggatacaaccctgatgcacaacatttgtgattttaaaccacacagtatccccttgttctgtataaacaactgcctcttggtctatgtacaggttctgcaagagcacaattaagtgttgtgaaatttccgttcttctcaatgttatccataatttattatgattcacagagCCAAATGCCACTGCATAATctataaaacaaaagtaaacatctttctggtatttctggtttcaaccaagatgcatctgacatcagcaatgatacccctggttccaagtcctctaaAGGTTAAAAACCCGGGCGGTTCTACcccgtcctttagggtcactctgagctggaatcaactcaaaggcaaacaAGCGAAGcccatttgtgtgtgtggtaaGTACATAGGCAACAGCACATTTGCTACTTCTATCATCTTCACATGCACAgttaagtgacattaattatgtttatgtTGTTCAAGCTCCACTCTTAACTGTTCACGAATTTTTCCATTACCCTtatcagaaactcagtgtcccctaaggtttgtgtcttcctttcctcctctctcccacccacccccgtAACCAGTAAGGAAACTCTGGCATCCGTACACTGGCCTATTCTAGATCTTTCATGTACGTGTgttgatacaatatttgtccttttgtgaccgacatatttcattcagcaaaatgttttccaggttcatttcTTGAAGTGACACTGTGAGCAGCTGAATAGCTGGGGGAATTCGAGGACAAACCTGGAGAACCAGCGATAAAGATTCGATTCAGGTCTAGTCACGCGGTTGCTCCGAATGATTCTTTACCCGCAAGGTGGGCAGTTGCCATCACAGAAGCCCCAGGGAGGTTTTGCAAAGTTCTCCCACGCGGCTCTCTCCGGCGTTCTCTGCAAGTCACGGCAGGAACCGCGGAGCCCCGGAAGGGGGGGCTGTTTCGCGGGGTCCACTCCCCCGCTCGAGGGCGCGGCCCACGCCCGCGCCTGCGCACTTCGCCCCAGCTGCCCCGGCACACACCCGCCCATGCGCGCAAAGCGCCCTCCAGCAGTCGCTCTGACGCGCCATCCCACTCTGAGCGCGCAGCCTAGTCCGCTCTCCGCACAGGTGCCCTACACCTCACCTTCGGGTCTCTGGTCCGCGCCGCCGCCTCCGCACCCGACCATGTCGTCCTGCAGCCGCGTGGCCCTGGTGACCGGGGCCAACAAGGGCATCGGCTTCGCCATCGCGCGCGAGTTGTGTCGGCAGTTCTCGGGGGACGTGGTGCTCACCGCGCGGGACGAGGCGCGGGGCCGGGCGGCGGTGCAGCAGCTGCAGGCCGAGGGCCTTAGCCCGCGCTTCCACCAGCTGGACATCGACAACCTGCAGAGCATCCGCGCCCTGCGCGACTTCCTGCGACGCGAGTACGGGGGTCTTGACGTGCTGGTCAACAACGCAGGCATCGCCTTCAAGAGTAAGGTGCTGGGGACCGGCGTCCCAGGGGCGCCGGCCTCGGAGGACGCTGCGGTGGGGCCCCTTGCGCCTATGGGGTTGGGGGAGGCCTCCttagggaaggagagggagggatcCGGCGGTgggcgggggagggagaggggagagcCGAGGCTGTCCCGAGTTGGAGGACTTCCCAGCCAGAGGGACCTTATGTTTCCCTGGCAGGACTCTTGGGTGTCTTTTCCAGGTTTTTTCAAACAATTTCTCTTTGATTCGACTTTAGGGCAGTTGTGTGAGCTTTTAGCTTTGTATTTTGGAATGATAAAGAAgttgaaaaaaaagtacacaaagTCTTGTGCACCCTGTACCCAGCCTCCCCCATTGGTACCATCCTATAAACTACAGGACGTCATCAGACCAGAAAGTTGACATTGGCGCAGTGCTATTAACCGGCGCCAGGCTTTTCAGAATTCACCAGATTTCACATTAACTCATGTTTGGGGGTGTTGGGGACTAATCGCTGTATGACTTTACCACATTGCCGCAGTTTAACTCTGTTCTTTTCTCCCCAAAAGATGCTGATCCTACACCCTTTCATATTCAAGCAGAGGTGACACTAAAAACAAACTTTTTCGGCACCCGAGATGTCTGCACAGAGTTGCTGCCCCTGATAAAACCCCAAGGTAAGTCTGTGATGAGGAACACTGTTCTAGTGCCCAGCCCGCTGGAGCTGCCCTCTGCCGGCCTCTGACTGATCTCCCCAGCTCCTGCTTGCTCACAGAGCCCCAGCTACACCGGCCCCTCCCTGTGTCTCTACCCTGCCAGGTGTCGTTCTCCTTCAGGACTTTGTATTCCTCCAAGGGCCATCATGGGTGCTCCGTCCTGCAGATCTTTGCACACCTGGCTCTTTCTGATCCTTAGCTCAGATGCCCCTCACATGTTGGATTCCCTTAGgattcccctctccttcctttctgTCCCTGTACCTATactgtacccattgccattgaatcgactccaactcatagtgatcttactcGGTTCGGGGCAGCTGGACTCTAATTGGTGATTGGCGCACTATTACCAattcattaaataaattttttaaaataatatttgattATGTTCTTgttgaaggtttacatagcagtctaggttctcattcaacaatttctacacacatTTTTTAGTGATGTTGGTTACATACTTCGCAATATGTATTCTCATTGTTTCTGTTCTGGTTGGGCTGTTTccgttaatctagtttccctgcccccttaatctctcatctttgctttagaataatTGCTCACCATTTGATCTCCTATAGATgaatttttaaaggagcacagtacttaccaGTAATATActtattttgtgagccagtctgttatttagtttaaggtgacctcaggggcaagttttggttcaaggtttaaagaatatctcagggcagtagtctcaagGAGGCCTGTAGTCTCAGTTGATGCAGTAAGTCTGGatgttttaagaatttgaggttctattccacatttttcttccatttcatcaggatccatctgttgtAGCCcagatcagaatggttggtagtggtagctgggcaccatctagtttttctggtctcagggtagatgggcCTGTAGTTCGTGTAGACCATTAGCCCTGTAGATTGGTTTCTTCTtttagtctttggtttccttctttttcttttgctccagatgagtacagatcaatagttatatcttagatggccacttcccaGTTTTTGAAACCCCtgagtaaaaattttaaaacaacaacaacaaaaaaaatagttgctattgagttgattccaactcatagcagggCCATGTAAGTccgagtagaactttgctccactaagttttcagtggccgatttttcaaaagtatatcaccaggcctttcttccaaggctcctctgggtggactcgatctccagcctttcagttatcagccgagtatgttaaccatttgcacctcccaggaacTCCACCAGTTCATTAAACcagctgcagtcaagttgattctcactcataaagACCCaatatgtttcagagtaaaactgctccacgtgattttcatggctgtgacctttgggaaacagatcactaggcctttcttctgaagtacttcCAGGTAGTTTCcatccaccagcctttcagttagtagcccagcccttaaccatttgcgccaacaATTCAATAGACCCTCCTAAATCTGTCATCTGTCCACAACACTCCCAAAGCTCGAGACCCACATATTTGTCTTCCTGCCTCTCATCTCCTCCTGaccgccctccctcccccaccctgcccTTCCCTCCACATCAAAGCAGACATTTCTGAAGAGGTACTCTTCCTGTCTCATCAGTCATCTTGCTCAGTGACCCCCCCCCGCCATCCACCAGgccaggaccctggaggtcaccaTGGCTCACCTCCTGAAAATCATGTACCAGGTCTTAAGAGTTTGCCTGTCAGTTTCTCCCCAGTTCATCACCTCCATCCCTGCTCCATCTCAGGCCCTCCACTGTCATTTCTGGGCAAGGGCAAGCCCACCTGAGTGATGGCCTTTCCTGGGTCTTCCTTTCCCTGCATTGTCTATACTGTCTCTGCAGACACCCCCCTTCTGAAAACCCCTcaggaacaagtccaagctgcttaGCCAGTGTATAGGGATCTCTGTAACCTGAGCCGGCCTAACTCCAGGCTCCTGTTAACTGCCTTGGGCATGCTCAGTGTTCTGGCCATAACAATTACCTGGTTTTTTCCTTGTAAACTACTGTAATCCTTACCCCAAGGTCATGGGATGGGAGGGGCACGCCATCCCAATAAATACACATCAGTTAAGGCAAGCTGCCACAGTTAGGTTAAAGTGAGTGGCTTTGAGCTGAGTGCATGCGTGTACAGTTGCTCTCCAGTCTGCTTTTGTGATGCTAGTTCTCTCcactttcccacccctcccccttcTTCCCGTCTATCCCCCTAAGACTGGCTTAGTAGGGCCTTGAAGGGTGGCTCTTTCACATGTCCCCTGACTCCTCAATCACGCCAGCACCGGAAGGCAGGTCTAGAGCTCTGTATTAGTGCCCTGGGTGGCCATGTCAAAACCCTACAACTTGGTGGCCTATAAGAGCAGAaacttactttctcacagttctgaaggctaagagtctgagttcagggtgtcggcagggccatgTCCTCTCCAAAGGCTCCAGAGGAGGATCCTTGCCCCTCCTCCCTTCTGGTAGCCCagggttccttggcttgcagctgtagCAGGACTCCAGTGTAACATGGCTGCTTTCCCtccatgtgtctctgtgtgtcttctctttCTTAAGGACACCACTCCCTGGATTGGGACCCACCCTGCCGTGGTGTGGCCTCCTTtagcttaactgataacatcttcaaagaccctatttccaaacaaagtcatgttcacaggtCCCAGGGGGTAGGACTttaacataaattttggggggacacattcagTACATAACTAGCTCCTTGTGCACCTGCTGCATCTTCTACACACAGTCGTCTTAGAACTCAGGCTTCCTCCTGGTCCATTGTGCTTGCTTAGGGGGGCTGTGTTAGTGCTTCTGTGCTGGGGCTTGGTCCCAGCCTGAGGGGTGAGGGTGCTCGTGGGTTTGTAAGGCAGGCTGTATTCATACAAGGTCTCTTGCCTGAGGAAAGCTAGAGTTTAATGGACATTTAATAAATGCTGTAGTCGTCTCACTATGAGAgcaaaattttctttccttttgaaatAGGACAATTCTTCCATTTTGTTAGAAAAAGGTAGCCACAGTGTTTCCTGTTGCTGTGACTTTATTCTAGCCCTCTTTGGGAGAAAACTCAGGACAAGGCCTAGGCAGGGTAACCAGAAGGAAATACCGTCCTTCCTCCCCTGTCCTGGTCTCCTAGGGCTGTTGTAACACAGATCCCAgagttattttctcacaattcaggagactagatgtttgaattcagggcagcagctctGGTGGAAGTCTGTCTCAGCTCTGGGGAGGACccttgccttagtcatctagtgctgccataacagaaataccacaagtggatggctttaacaaagagaaattaattttctcacagtctagtaggttacaagtccaaattcaaggcgtcacctccagaggaagcctttctctctctgtcagctctggaggaaggtccttgtcttcaatcttccccggtcaaggagcttctcaggcacagggaccccatgtccaagggatgcgctctgctcctggtgctgctttcttagtggtatgagatccccaactctctgctggcttctctttccttttatctcttgataaaaggtggtgcaggccacaccccagggaagctctctttaccttgggtcagggaggtgacctgagtgagtcTGGTTTTAgaatcccaccctcatcctctcaacataaaattacaatcataaaatggaggacaaccgaacaatactgggaatcatggcctaaccgagttgatacacacatttggggcggggggcataattcaatccgtgacaccccTCTTCTCTTCCAGCATCCCTCTGTGGTCCCTGCTAAGATCTGCCCCCTTGTGCTTGCTGTCTCTGCCTGTGctgctccttatgcctctgaagTGATCAGTGTAGGCCACTCCCTGCACAACAAGAAACCCCACTTCCCAAACAGAATCATATCCTCAGACAGAGGGTTTAGGATCCCAACACATATTTGCGGGGGAAGGGGCACAATTAAATTCATAACATCCCTGCTCTCTCAGAACCTGGGGCACAAAGAACAACCACGTGACCTCTGTGGGTGGCAGAAAATGTCCAAAAGGGCAACGCTTAGTGTGCTGTTTGGcgtggagaaggagaaaaggaaggggGCGTGACCTTAAGGATTACTGAGGGATAATTGTTGACGGATAGATGCGGATTTctgttttccatcctttctttgaaaacaaagttattaaaaaatactCTAGCCACACAAAAAATAAGAATACTACTACAACCCCATGTACccacctaacctaacctaacctgttgccgtcgagttgattccgactcacagcaactcaccGTCCAACTTAAAAAATGAGACAATGTCAATGCCGTTTAAGCCCCTTAATGCTTTCCTACCTTGTCTCCTTCACATGCCTCCAAACCACCATGCTCAGTTTGGAAAAATGCTTTATTTAATGCTAGTAGGctatggttttttggttttattgttctttttaagttatattttatatatatttagaaaagTAGGTGTTAAAAAACCctgatttcaggaggtaccacttTTTGACTTTTCTAAAATCTGAAAATCACCAGACGACGGTTAGGAAACATGGTAGCAAAGGGACCCACTATGTTAGTTTTATTAGTGCTGCTGtgccacaggagccctggtggcacagtggtttagcacttggttgctaaccaaaaggtcagtagttcaaacccaccagccgctccgtgggagaaagatgtggcagtctgcttgcataaaaatgacagccttggaaatcctagggacACTTCTACcctagggacagttctactctaccttacagggttactatgagtgggaatcaacttgttgacaactggttttgttttggttttggtttgtttttcttgtaacacaaacaccacaaatgggtggcattaaggaacagaaatttatttcctcacagtcctgGACTCTCAAAGTTCAGATCAGGTCTCGGCCATGTCAGTGGTTTCTGTGGGCGTCCCCTCGTTTCCAGTGTCTGGTGAtgtccttggcattctttgcttGTAGATGGGCCCTTACATGGCGCCTCTCTCCCCTGtgagtgtctctgtgtctattctgccctTTTCATAACTCAAAAGGCATTGGGTTGAGGACCCACCTTACACCGAAGTGACCTCATTAgcatcagaaaagaaaaaccatgtttccaaacaggattgagTTCACAGATAAAGGGGACAGGACTTCAGGACCCACTTTGTGGAGGTCTATAAAGGATGGATGGAACAGACTGTTtgatgctgtgtgccaggcatttggtatatattttcccattttactGAGACTTCAGGCATAAAATATCTCAAGGTCACATGCACAGCAGAATCTAGACCTAGGTCCTGTGACTTCCCAAATGAAGTGAAATATTTTTTGCTGAGGAACCCTTTCTTAAAGTAAAAGTGTACTTAGCAGGCCCGTGTGACAGCTGATCGAGGCCGAGTCTTTCTCATCACATTGGCCTCCAGGACACCTCAGAGAACCCAAAGGGTTCCAGGAGACAGGAGCGTGTGGTAAAAGGACTGCAGTGTATGGTGAAAACTGCTTGGCGTTTCAGAGACGTTGATAGCAGGTACTCTTGGAATAAGAAAAGACAGGGAATGTGATGAGTACAAACCCTTAAAAGGTCTAGAGGAGCCAGGCAGAGACTTAGTTCCCTGTCTGGAcgattaaaacaaaaaccaaaccaaacccagtgccgttgagtcaattccgactcatagcgaccctataggacagaggagaactgccccatagagtttccaaggagcgcttggcagattcgaactgctgaccctttggttcacagctgtagcacttaaccactacaccaccagggtttctgtctggACTATTAGAACCCAGTAAAGTGTTTGAGGTTTGTTAACTCAGGAGGTGATACCTTTACAGTATTGCTTGTTATCCCAGGTGACTTGACTGTTCGTTTTGACACTGTGAGTTTAAAGACTGAGGCCCCGATACTGGGGCCTTACGGGTGTTTACAGGACTATGAGGGGTCAATCACTGCACAAACAGTTGTGGCTCAGTGTACAATTTGGTGTCATAAAGTACAGTCacagtgttgtacaaccatcagcaCTCTACTTCCAGATCTTTTTTGTCACCCCAAAATGAAGGGTTATGATGTTTCCCATGTAATAATCATGTGAAAAGTTGCCATTTTTGTTCCATCAGGAGCCTAAAGCAAGCTTGGCAGTCTTGGTCTTGGTCTTCCCTGTGCATGTCTTTCCGTGTAATGGTGTGTACTGTGTTTCAGGCAGAGTGGTCAACGTGTCAAGCATGGTTAGTCTCGGAGCCCTAAGATCCTGCAGCCCAGAGCTGCAGCAGAAGTTCCGTAGTGAGACCATCACAGAGGAGGAGCTGGTGGCGCTCATGAACAAGTTTGTGGAAGATACAAAGAATGGGGTGCACCAGAAGGAGGGCTGGCCTAATACCGCATATGGTGTGTCAAAGATCGGGGTCACAGTCCTATCCAGAATCTATGCCAGGAACCTGAGTGCACAGAGGGGAGGTGACAAGATCCTCCTGAATGGCTGCTGTCCAGGATGGGTGAGAACTGACATGGCAGGGCCCAGGGCCACCAAAAGCCCAGAAGAAGGAGCGGAGACCCCCGTGTACTTGGCCCTTTTGCCCTCAGATGCTGACGGGCCTCATGGACAGTTTGTTATGGAGAAAAGAGTTGAGCAGTGGTGAGCTTGACTCCCAGTGCCATTCTTGGGTGCCATTTTGTTCCTGTCCTGATTAAACCACAGGGCACTGACACTTGTCATCAACATCCCTATCAAGCATGCACTTTCAGCTGCCTACTAATCCTATGcattcttttgtgatttccccCATGATATCTTACAGGGAAAACTGTGTGTAATCGGTGAAAAGAATGGCTGAGAATCAATAGATGAATAAAAATGATTCTTGATAAATGCCTGTTTTTGTGGATTGTTCACATGCTGAAccagctccattaaaaaaaaaaaatccaaccagttgctgtcgatttTTAGATTCAGCTCCAACCGTGGCAaactcctgtgtgtcagagtagaactgtgctccatagggttttcagtggctgatctttccatagatcaccaggcctttcttctgagttgcctccaGGTGGACTCCAGCCAtcaagcttttagttagcagctgagtacattattGAAATGTAATATAACCTAAAAATTATGTCAGAGGAAGGGACAGTATAACCCAGTGTCTGGCAAACTTTTTCCGTAGAGGGCCAGATAGTATTTTTAGCTTTGCAGGCCAcatggtctctgtcacagctaCTCAGATCTGCCATTGTGAACAAATGAGTGTAGCTGGGTTTGAcccacaggcttttttttttaccaacctctgGTGTAACAGGAACACTGGCAAAGGCAATACAGGCAGGTGTAACTTTGCCAGGGAATCACTTCTGTCATCAGAGCCACTAAAGCTACAGTGTGAAGGGAGGGCCAGAATCTGTGAGTCAAG
The window above is part of the Elephas maximus indicus isolate mEleMax1 chromosome 2, mEleMax1 primary haplotype, whole genome shotgun sequence genome. Proteins encoded here:
- the LOC126070542 gene encoding carbonyl reductase [NADPH] 1 — its product is MSSCSRVALVTGANKGIGFAIARELCRQFSGDVVLTARDEARGRAAVQQLQAEGLSPRFHQLDIDNLQSIRALRDFLRREYGGLDVLVNNAGIAFKNADPTPFHIQAEVTLKTNFFGTRDVCTELLPLIKPQGRVVNVSSMVSLGALRSCSPELQQKFRSETITEEELVALMNKFVEDTKNGVHQKEGWPNTAYGVSKIGVTVLSRIYARNLSAQRGGDKILLNGCCPGWVRTDMAGPRATKSPEEGAETPVYLALLPSDADGPHGQFVMEKRVEQW